Proteins encoded within one genomic window of Ovis aries strain OAR_USU_Benz2616 breed Rambouillet chromosome 1, ARS-UI_Ramb_v3.0, whole genome shotgun sequence:
- the GUCA2A gene encoding guanylin precursor, whose product MNTFLLSALCLLGAWATLTGGVIVQDGDFSFSLESVKKLKDLQELQEPRIPRNPVGPITSNLCSLPTFPEELKPLCKEPNAQEILDRLGAIAADPSTCEICAYAACAGC is encoded by the exons ATGAACACCTTCCTGCTGTCCGCCCTGTGCCTCCTTGGAGCCTGGGCCACCCTGACAGGAGGAGTCATCGTGCAG GATGGAGACTTCTCCTTTTCTCTGGAGTCGGTGAAGAAGCTCAAGGACCTCCAGGAGCTCCAGGAGCCTAGAATCCCTAGAAATCCTGTTGGACCCATCACCTCCAACCTTTGTAGCTTGCCTACTTTTCCCGAAGAACTCAAGCCTCTTTGCAAGGAGCCCAACGCCCAGGAGATCCTGGACAGGCTGG GGGCCATCGCAGCGGATCCAAGCACGTGTGAGATCTGTGCCTACGCGGCTTGTGCTGGGTGCTAG